From Arachis hypogaea cultivar Tifrunner chromosome 3, arahy.Tifrunner.gnm2.J5K5, whole genome shotgun sequence:
CCCAGAAGAAATATCCACGAAGTCCCAGAGCCTGAGCAAACCCAATCTTCACGGTCACTGTCATTGGGTCATCGTACCCGACCCATGACGTTCCCGCGTACGAATACGCCGACACCGTATCTGGATCGTACACGACGGTGGCATCACTTTCCTTATTAAACACCTCAATCTGAAAATAAGGCACATCCCCACCGGATTCGGGTTTTATCCCAATAGCTGCTGCTCCAATTTCAGTCACATTCGGGTCAAGTAGGGTCCACTTCTTCCCATAAAGGGGTAAACCCATAACCACCTTCTTCGGGCAGATCCCAGCCCGAACCCATGACCGAAGCCCGTAAACAACATTTACATTCCCTTTCGGGTCGAATAACGCTGCTGGAGCTCCGGTATCGTTGTTCCACGCTCCGTGGAGGTCGTAGCTCATGACGTTGATAAAGTCAAGGGTCTTATTCATAGCGATCACCGGGTACGACGGCGCCGGACCGGCGGCGAGGATGAAGTCACTGGCGAAGTAGACGGCGGCTGTTAGGAGAAGCGGCGGACGGCCGGTAAGCTCTGACTCGGCGAGGATCGCAATACGCCACTGTCGGAGGAGGACGGCGAGGTCGCTCATCTCCACCGCAGTGCGCGGGAACTCCCAGTCGAGGTCGAGGCCGTCAAAGCCGAAACGGCGCGCGACGACTATGGAGGAGCCAATAAAGGCGGCTCGCGCATCTGCGTTTCCGGCGATGCGAGCGAAGAGAGCAGCGTCACTGGCGGCGCCGCCGATGGAGACTAAGGTTTTGACGGGAGGGTACTTGGAGCGGAGGGTGGTGGTGAATTTCAAGAGGCTGGTGGCGTTGGAAGCGGTGATTTCGAGGGTGTAGGTCGTGTTGCTGGGTAAGAGGAACGCGTAGAAGATGTGTCTGAGATAGGTTGTGTTTATGGCGGAAACTGGAAATGTTTCTTGATCAAACCAGTATGAACCTTTGATGGGTGAAGAAGAAGCAGTGACGGTGGCGCGGACGGTGGTTATGGCTGTGGCTATTGCCATGAGCAGTGTTGTGAAAGTGACGGAATGTAGTAGACAGTGCATTGACATGATATGTGGCTGACTGGCTGTTGATTTTTTATTTGGTTCTAAGGACAAGAACTTTGTGGGATCTTAAGAGGTATTTATAAGTTACTAGAGAGCTGGAGCACGATATGACATGCATTATTATGTTTCTATTGTTAAATATTACTTacgctatttttttaaaattctttttttaagaaTCAATAAAAAGTAACTTATATTTTGATGTAGGGACGAAAAGAGCAAAGCAAAAAATGTTAGGCCAAAATGTTGTAtaggttttcactttttcttgcaTGAATAGGCGAAATTGTCTGTCAACATACACAAGTCAAAATATCATTTTCTGGTTGTTGCCAAAGGGTGAGAGATTCTGTAAGTTGCCGTCCTAGGTTTAAGTATTTTATGTCCTTTGGAGCGGCAGAATGCATGGTTTCTGATATGGATTATGCGGTTTAGAATTGTATTTGTGTCTCGTTTCGGCAATCGGCAcggaataatatataaaaaaaatcaaattttgatttccaAGATTTTTCCAAGTCTGTTGTTAAGCTGGTTGGAAATAATGATAAATGTAAGTTGTGGTTGAGAACTAGAGAGTGTTGAGACGTACcaagttaataataatttatgtcgaactatatatatatatatatatatatatatatatatatatatatatatatatatatatatatatatatatatatatgcgaacTGTTATGTGAATGGGTCAATGATGAGGTGGGTGTGTATCTCCCTTCTATTGTGGTGTAAATATGCTTGTTGGAACTTGGATTTTCTTTCTGACTTTTATGATTGAGGAATCCTTTATTATCTATTCATTTAATTTAGAGTAGTTGGTCCCAAAAAATTTAGATTGAAAATTATAGTACctagaaatttttattttctaagagtcttttaaaattattttagttgaataaattgattttttaattatttttaattaaatttttaatagcgTATTAGATAAATAAGCCATAACAaatttattataagataattaCGTAAAACttcagatttttaaaaattaaataataaattatttgaaatttattatatttatttatgattttatttttgaaaaattatttacaaaaataattaaatcaaagttACGAGACTTtgagtttaaaataaattaggatttatataatttttatgataataaagtattttttatttaaaatttaagttttagtaattgaaaaataatgaggatttgttagtttaatttgaataattgagaTTTGGAAttgaatactttaattttatgaactaaaagaaaatttattagattatctctaatttttaaagTAAAGTAGCTACTTGAAACTAATTAATGAGTTTATAGTATtctcaaaaataattatatttgtttttaaattattactcTACTCTctagttttattaaaatttctacACTActcaaaccctaaaatccctaattttacCATACTTTAACCTAACTTTAATTTTACCCTAATCCTAACACACTCACACACTCTTCCTCACTATCATTCAGCTGCCACCCTTAACTCACACTCACACACCCCATGAGAGGCTGCCTTCATCGTTGTTGGAGCTATCGCCGCCATCATCGTGCTCCGCCACTAGGTCGTCGTCATTGTCATTGTGGTCAGAATCACCGCTAGATATAAGCCGTTCGCATCACTGTTGCTGAGCTGTATGCCACCGTCATTCAGAATGgacttggaatggcaaaaaggaTTAATTGTGAATATTGGATCAAGTGACACATTTTTTCGGAATGGCAAAAAGGATTAATTGTGAATATTGGGTCAAGTGACACTTTTTTTCATGTTAATGCCACACTTTTCCTATGCACTGCCACGCTTTGCATAAAGGAGTAACACGCTTTCCTGGGTTCATCTATGTTTGCGTGAAAGGCCACTCTTGGGCGCGTGACATGCCCAACTTTTTCCATTGGCGTGTTACATGCCATgtgtggtgttaaacgcccattctctTGGTCCTTGGAACTTAAAATATGGGTCTTTAAAACAACATTTTGGAAACTTGGCCCAGCGCGCAACGCCGGATCTTGGCTTGCGGCACGCCACTCACTTTAAACAAGGTTTTTGGAGGTGAACAATGGCGTGCGACACACCCAACATATGGCGTTACACGCCCATTCAAATTGCTAAAGATGGGTCTTCATTGAACCAACGAAGGCATGTTGAACTCACACGTTTGTTCTTTTGTGGCATGCTGCAAGCCCACTGTTAACTgtgtcatgcatacgcatgaagCCCGCGTAAGCATGCCCTAACGAAAATCCTCAATCGCATGTACGTATGCAGCATGTGTACGCATGAGTCCTCATTCTTCCAGCTTTTGCGTGAACGCATACAGCATGCGTACGCATAAATCTTCAATTTTTCATATCTTGCGTATACGCATgtggcatgcgtacgcatgaaccCTTTTTTCCAGGTGTTGTGCGTACGCTTGAGGCATGCGTACGTGCGAGTCCCGTGTCGAAGGCATTTTAAAATGGCGCACGCCGTGCATGCAACGTCCCTGGAGGTGTCTTTCTTATGGCGTGTGACACGCCACTTCCTTGGTGTGTTGCACGCTCGTTTCTAGCTCGAATGGTCTTGAATCAAATCCTCTGAAAAGTTGGCCTAGCGTGCAACGCCGTGTCTTAGCGTGTTGCACGCCAAGTTTTTCACTGGGCGTTTGAAACGCCGATTTCTTGGCGTGTCATACGCCCCCCAAACAAGGCATCTTAGGCATGGTTTTAAGGGCGTGTAGAACACCTAAGGTGTGGTGTGCAACACCAAGCATGTTATGCACT
This genomic window contains:
- the LOC112790146 gene encoding nod factor hydrolase protein 1-like produces the protein MSMHCLLHSVTFTTLLMAIATAITTVRATVTASSSPIKGSYWFDQETFPVSAINTTYLRHIFYAFLLPSNTTYTLEITASNATSLLKFTTTLRSKYPPVKTLVSIGGAASDAALFARIAGNADARAAFIGSSIVVARRFGFDGLDLDWEFPRTAVEMSDLAVLLRQWRIAILAESELTGRPPLLLTAAVYFASDFILAAGPAPSYPVIAMNKTLDFINVMSYDLHGAWNNDTGAPAALFDPKGNVNVVYGLRSWVRAGICPKKVVMGLPLYGKKWTLLDPNVTEIGAAAIGIKPESGGDVPYFQIEVFNKESDATVVYDPDTVSAYSYAGTSWVGYDDPMTVTVKIGFAQALGLRGYFFWVAGFDRDWKIIEQDAGREVSR